A DNA window from Bacteroidales bacterium contains the following coding sequences:
- a CDS encoding PorT family protein: MRETRVLIIFILLIFIVFPASSQQFNGGIIAGVAGTQVAGDTYSGFHKAGIFAGGYVNLQISKHSAFQMELEFFQKGSRENPDSSNNFNQYLFRVNYVELPVLYQYIISKRFKVEAGPSLGFLVSYYEENNYYEIKGGNRPASVTFQINAGLYIYLANRLMFNIRTNNSLLNIRSDNATGDILRIFPGNYGQFNDCLVMSFIYQFKPAW, encoded by the coding sequence ATGCGTGAAACCAGGGTCCTTATCATTTTCATCTTATTAATTTTTATAGTTTTTCCGGCCAGCAGCCAGCAGTTCAATGGCGGGATCATTGCCGGGGTGGCGGGGACCCAGGTAGCCGGTGATACATACTCTGGTTTTCACAAAGCGGGGATTTTCGCCGGGGGCTATGTAAACCTGCAGATCAGCAAACATTCGGCTTTTCAGATGGAGCTCGAATTTTTCCAGAAAGGCAGCCGTGAAAACCCTGATTCATCAAATAATTTTAATCAATATCTTTTCCGCGTTAATTATGTCGAACTGCCTGTCTTATACCAATATATTATCAGCAAGCGGTTTAAAGTGGAAGCCGGCCCTTCCCTGGGTTTTCTGGTTAGCTATTATGAAGAAAATAACTATTATGAAATTAAAGGTGGAAACCGCCCGGCCAGCGTAACTTTTCAGATCAACGCCGGCTTGTATATTTATTTAGCTAATCGCCTTATGTTCAATATCCGCACTAATAATTCACTCCTGAACATCCGCAGTGACAATGCTACGGGGGATATACTCAGGATTTTTCCAGGAAATTATGGCCAGTTCAACGATTGCCTCGTGATGAGCTTTATTTATCAATTCAAGCCGGCCTGGTAA
- the queG gene encoding tRNA epoxyqueuosine(34) reductase QueG encodes METTRHHEISQWIRTRASELGFAACGISEATFLESEEKRLNHWLMQGYHGEMGYMTRYSDKRLDPRHLLPDARSVISVLMNYLPGEHLPDKNNYKIAKYAYGKDYHLVIRDRLNLFIEEIRARAGEFQARAFTDSAPVMDKAWAERAGLGWIGKNTCLIHPKLGSFVFIGEIITDLELEYDQQQVNDLCGGCACCIEACPTGAFIEPRMLDARKCISYYTIEYRGELPTGEKDNFKDWIFGCDICQDVCPWNRQAKANSEDAFRPDQALREMTKTRWEQLTTDQFNDLFRESAVKRSKFIGLKRNIHFLKDNQSLA; translated from the coding sequence TACATTCCTTGAATCAGAGGAAAAGAGATTAAATCATTGGCTCATGCAAGGATATCATGGTGAGATGGGCTACATGACCAGGTATTCCGATAAAAGGCTGGATCCCCGGCATTTATTGCCTGATGCCAGATCGGTCATATCAGTGCTGATGAATTATTTACCTGGAGAACACCTCCCGGATAAAAACAACTATAAAATCGCCAAATACGCCTACGGGAAGGATTACCACCTGGTGATCCGGGACAGGCTCAACCTGTTCATTGAAGAAATAAGGGCCCGTGCCGGTGAATTCCAGGCCCGTGCTTTCACCGATTCAGCGCCGGTCATGGATAAAGCATGGGCTGAAAGGGCCGGCCTGGGCTGGATAGGAAAAAATACCTGCCTGATTCATCCAAAGCTCGGATCGTTTGTCTTCATTGGTGAGATCATCACCGATCTTGAACTGGAATATGATCAGCAGCAGGTCAATGACCTTTGCGGCGGCTGCGCCTGCTGTATCGAAGCCTGCCCAACCGGCGCCTTTATCGAACCCCGTATGCTCGATGCCAGGAAATGCATCTCTTATTATACCATCGAATACCGTGGAGAATTACCAACAGGAGAAAAAGACAACTTTAAAGACTGGATTTTCGGCTGCGACATCTGCCAGGATGTTTGCCCATGGAACAGGCAGGCAAAAGCCAATTCCGAAGACGCTTTCCGGCCAGATCAAGCCTTGCGGGAGATGACAAAAACAAGATGGGAACAACTTACCACGGATCAGTTCAATGATCTTTTCAGGGAATCGGCGGTGAAAAGATCGAAGTTCATCGGGTTGAAAAGGAACATCCATTTTTTGAAAGACAACCAATCTTTAGCTTGA